GCGAGTTCCCCGCCTCCCAGCCGAATCTCCTGCTGCTCGTCGACGCGGGAGCCCGGGGGGTGGACGATCCCGCCGTCGCCGCCGAGGCCCGCCGGCTCACCGAGCTGCTGGCCGCCGAGAAGGGCGTGACGGGCGTCGGGTCGTACTGGCAGACGCGGGCGCCCGCGCTGCGCGCCGAGGACGGGAGCGAGGCGCTGATCGCCGCCAGGATCCTCGGGGAGGAGAAGGAGGCCGGCGAGACCCTGGAGCGGATAGCCCCCGAGTTGCGCGGCACACAGGGGGTGTTGGAGGTCTCCGTCGGCGGACCGGTCGCCGTCCGGCACGAGATGCAGACCACCATCCAGGAGGATCTGCTGCGGGCCGAGCTGATCGCGCTTCCGGTCACACTCGTCCTGCTCGTGATGGTCTTCGGCAGCGCGGTCGCCGCCCTGCTCCCGCTGGGGATCGGGATCGTCGCCATCCTCGGGACCAACGCCGTGCTGCGCGGCATCACCGAGTTCACGGACGTCTCGGTCTTCGCGCAGAACCTCACCACGGCCCTGGGGCTCGGACTGGCCGTGGACTACGCGCTGTTCATCGTGCGCCGATTCCGGGAGGAGCTGGCCGAGGGCGCGGAAGTGCGGGACGCGGTGGGCACCACGCTGCGCACGGCGGGCCGGACGGTGCTGTTCTCCGCGCTGACGGTGGCGGTGTCACTCGCGGCGATGCTGGTCTTCCCGCAGTACTTCCTGCGCTCGTTCGCCTACGCCGGGATGGCGGTGGTGCTGCTCGCCGCGGCGGCGGCGCTGATCCTGCTGCCGGCCGCGCTCACGCTGCTCGGGCACCGGGTCAACTCGTTCGATCTGCGGCGGCTGTTCACCCGGCGGCGCGGGCGTCCCGCCGCCACCGTCGGTACGGCCGCCGGGTCCGGACCGGGAACGCCGGCGGACGAGGGCGGCGGCTGGGGACGGACGGCCGTCCTGGTGATGCGCCGCGCTCCGCTCTTCGCCGTCGCGACGGCCACGGGTCTGGTGCTGCTCGGACTGCCCTTCCTGGGCGTCACGTTCGGCACCGCCGACGACCGGCAACTGCCCGCCGACGCCGAGGCCCGAGTCGTCCAGGAAGACATCAGGAGCGGCTTCCCCGGCAGCCCCGGAGGCGGGCTGGAGGTGCTGGGCGAAGGCGCGGCCACCGAGGCCGAGTACGCGGACTACCGCGCGCGGGTGGCCAAACTGCCGGGCGTGCTGCGGGTCGAGGGGCCGGTCGTCTCCGGCGACCACGCGTACTTCACGGTGCAGCCGCGCGGTGAGGCGGTGGGCGCGGACGCCCAACGGCTGGTGGGTGAACTGCGCGCCGAGCCCGCCGCGTTCGACACCTCCGTCACCGGCACGGCCGCCGTGCTGGTCGATTCGAAGGACTCCATAGCGGACCGGCTGCCACTGGCCGGGGCCGTCATCGTCGTCGTGACCCTGCTGCTGGTCTTCCTGCTCACCGGCAGCGTCCTCATACCGATCCAGGCGGTGGCGCTCAACGCGCTCAGTCTCACCGCGATGTTCGGGGCGGTCGTCTGGGTCTTCCAGGACGGCCACCTGTCAGGGCTGCTCGGCTTCACACCCACGGGCGACATAGAGACGACGCTTCCGGTGCTGATGTTCTGCGTCGCCTTCGGACTCTCCATGGACTACGGGGTGTTCCTGATATCCCGGATCAAGGAGGAGTACGACCGCACCGGTGACCACGAGCGCTCCGTCGTCTTCGGACTCCGGCGCACCGGCGGCCTGATCACGGCGGCGGCGGTGATCCTGGCGGTGGTGATGGTCGCCATCGGCACCTCGCGGGTCACCAACACCAAGATGCTCGGCCTCGGTATCGCGCTCGCGGTGATCATGGACGCGATGGTGGTGCGCAGTCTGCTGGTTCCGGCGGTGATGAAGCTGACGGGCCGGGCGACCTGGTGGGCGCCGGGGCCGCTGCGCCGCCTCCACGACCGGTTCGGGGTGAGCGAGGGCGGGGCCGCGCCCACGACGGTCGATCCCGAGACGGCGCACGGGGCCGGCGGGGCGGGCGGCGCGGTGCCGGGGCCCGGGGAACGGGACAAGGTCGGGGTCTGAGGCCGGACACGACCGAGGGCCCCGCGCCCCACCGGTGGTGGACGCGCCGGGGCCCTCGACAGCCGGCCGGCCGGCGACGGGTCCGGGTTCAGCTCCCGCGTCTCACTCCCTGCGGCCTCTGTTTCCCGGGCGCTTGGCCACCCAGGCGCGGACGGAATCGGCGTACCAGAAGGGCTTGCCGTTCTCCACGTGGTCCGGCGGCGGAAGCAGACCGTGCTTGCGGTACGAACGGACGGTGTCCGGCTGTACCCGGATGTGTGCGGCGATTTCCTTGTAGGACCAGAGACTTCTGTCCGTCATGCGGGGCACCTCCCTGCGCCGGCCGCAGCGGCGGCCGGGGGGCCGTCTGGAGAGCTGCGACGAGGACGCTGGTGATCACTGAGCCTGTGCCCCTTTGAACGACGCAGAGTGACGACGGGGGAGGGTCTGTCGCGCCCCTGTGACGGAAAACCCGTGTAATGGAGACATGCGTGACGTCAGGAGGATGTCTGTCACAGAATCATGTCATGGGAGACATCTGCGCCTCTGGCCCAATTGTTCGACGGGAGCGCCGGGTTACGCGCCGCACGAGCGCAGGAAACGGCGCGTCCGCTCGGCGATCGGGTAGGGCTTGTCGGGCGGACAGGGATACATGTCCTGTTCCACGATGGCGAAGAGATCGACGTCCAGTTTCCGCGCGGCCTTCAGCACCGGCTCCAGCGCGGGCACTCCGCCCGGCGGCTCACACATCACCCCCCGCCCCACGGCCGGCCCGAACGGAATCCCCCCGGCGACGACCTCCGCGAGGATCTCCGGATCCACCTGCTTGAGGTGCAGATAGCCGATCCGCTCCCCGTAGGTCTCGATCAGCCTGACGCTGTCCCCACCGCAGTACGCGTAGTGCCCGGTGTCCAGGCACAGCGACACCAGGGCCGGATCGGTCGCGTCCAGGAAACGGCTGACGTTGTCCTCGTCGTCGATATGGGTGTCGGCGTGCGGGTGGACCACGATCGTCAGCCCGAAGCGGTCCCGCACCTCCCGGCCGAGACGCTCGGTCTGGGTGGTCAGATCACGCCACTGCGCGGCGGTCAGCTCCCGGTCCTCCAGGACCTGACCCGTCTTGTCGTCACGCCAGAAGGACGGGATGACCACCAGGTGGTCGGCGCCCATCGCCCGGGTCAGGGCCGCGATGTCCGCGACATGCGCCCAGGTGCTGTCCCACACCGCCGGCCCGTGGTGCAGCCCGGTGAACACCGTGCCCGCCGAGACCTTCAGACCGCGCGCGGCCGTCTCCTCGGCGAGGCGGGCCGGATCGGTCGGGAGGTAGCCGTACGGGCCGAGCTCGATCCACTCGTACCCGGCCAGCGCCACCTCGTCGAGGAAACGCCGCCACGGCACCTGCCGCGGATCGTCGGGAAACCACACGCCCCAGGAGTCGGGGGCCGACCCGACCCTGATGCGGTTCGGCGGGGGCACGGAGGAGGTCATACGGGCAGCCTCCCGGCCGTCCGAGAAGAGTGTCAAGCGTTCGTCCGAATGTAAGGACAAAACGTTGACAGGGTCGGGAGAGACCACTACACCTGGGGTCGGCCGTCGAAACGAGGGGACACGTATGCCGGAGCCGTACGACGTGATCACCATGGGGCGGATCGGCGTGGACCTCTATCCGCTGCGTGTCGGAGTCCCGCTGGCGCAGGTCGACACCTTCGGGAAGTTCCTCGGCGGCTCGGCGACGAACGTGGCGGTGGCCGCCGCCCGGCTCGGCCGCCGCACCGCGGTCATCACCCGCACCGGGCGGGACGCGTTCGGCGACTATCTCCACCACGCCCTGCGGGAGTTCGGCGTGGACGACCGGTGGGTGACCCCGGTCGACCGGTGGCCCACGCCCGTGACGTTCTGCGAGATCTTCCCCCCGGACGACTTCCCGCTCTACTTCTACCGGCAGCCCAAGGCACCCGACCTGGAGATCCACCCGGACGAACTGGACCTGGACGCCGTCCGGGCCGCGCGCATCTTCTGGATGACGGGCACCGGCCTGTGCGAGGAGCCCAGCCGGACGGCCACGCTGACGGCCCTGAGCGCACGCGGCGAGGAGCGGCGCCCGTCCGGGCGCGGCCCCGGAAACGCCGTCACCGTCTTCGACCTGGACTGGCGCCCCATGTTCTGGCGGGCACCGGCCGACGGCCCCGGCGGCGCTCCCGACGCCCGCGGCGATCAGCGGGCGCTGATGGCGGCGGCCCGGCCCCTGTACGCGCGCGCCCTGCGCCACGCCACCGTCGCCGTGGGCAATCTGGACGAGTGCGAAGTCGCCGTCGGCGAGCGCGAACCGTACGCCGCCGCCCAGGCCCTGCTGGCCGCCGGACCCGAACTGGCCGTCGTCAAGCAGGGACCAGCGGGAGTCCTCGCCGTGCACCGCGACGGCACCACCGCCGAGGTGCCCCCCGTCCCCGTGGAGGTCGTCAACGGCCTCGGCGCCGGGGACGCCTTCGGCGGCGCCCTCTGCCACGGCCTGCTGTCCGGCTGGGACCTGGAGCGCTGCATGCGCTACGCCAACGCCGCCGGCGCCATCGTCGCCGCCCGGCTCGCCTGTTCCTCCGCGATGCCGTACCCCCGGGAAGTCGCCCAGGTCCTCGCCGGCGGCCCGGTCCCCACCCCGGGAACACCCCCACCGGACGCCGCCCGGTGACCCGGGTCGACGCGTCGGAGCTGGTCCGGCTCCGTACGCACCGCCCCGAGGCGATCGCCGAGGCCGCCGCCCGCCGCGCCCGCCGCCCCCTGCTGCGCCGCGGCGGCCGGCTGATGATCGTGGCGGCCGACCACCCGGCCCGTGGCGCCCTCGCCGTCGGCAACCGCCGGCTCGCCATGGCCAACCGTGTCGACCTGCTGGAACGGCTCTGCCTCGCGCTCTCCCGGCCCGGCGTCGACGGCGTCCTCGCCACCGCCGACATACTCGACGACCTGCTGCTCCTCGGTGCCCTGGAGGACCGGGTGGTCGTCGGCTCGATGAACCGGGGCGGTCTGGCCGGCGCCTCCTTCGAACTGGACGACCGCTTCACCGGCCACCGCCCCGAGGACATCGCCCGGCTCGGCTTCGACGCGGGCAAGCTGCTCCTGCGCGTCGACTACGAGGACCCCCGCTCGGCGGACACCCTCCTGTCGGCCGCCCGCGCCGTGGACGCCATGGCGGAGCGCCGACTGCCGGTCTTCGTCGAGCCGTTCCTCTGCCACCGCAGGGACGGACGGCTCACCAACGACCTGACGGCCGAGGCGGTCACCCGCTCCATCGCCATCGCCTCCGGCCTCGGCGGCACCTCGGCGTACACCTGGCTGAAACTGCCCGTCACCGACGATCCCGACGACATGGCACGGGTGATGGAGACGTCCACCCTGCCCGCCGTGCTGCTCGGTGGCGAGATCGGCGACAACCAGGAGGCGGCGTACGAGAAGTGGCGCCGGGCGCTGCGGCTGCCCACGGTGCAGGGCCTGGTGGTGGGGCGTTCGCTCCTCTATCCGGTGGACGGGGACGTCGCGGCGGCCGTCGACACCGCCGTGAGCCTCCTCTGACGGCACACCCGCACGGCGCAGACGGAGCGGGGCGCGGGGGAGCAGGGGAGCGGACGAAGGACGCGGCGGGAGTAGGCGGACACGCGGAGGGAAACGGATCGACCATGACGACGGGCAGCGACACCGGCGACACCGGCACGGACGGCATGTCCGGCACGTTCGGCACGGACACGGGCTCCGACGGGGAGCTCCTGGAACGGCACGTGCGCGCGGGCCGCACGGCGAACGGACCGTACGCGCTCGACATCGAACCGCGACGGGCCGGCTGGCACCACAGCACCCTGCGCGTCCTCGACCTGCCGCCCGGTGGTACACACACGCTGGACAGCGGTGACAGCGAGTGGATCGTGCTTCCGCTCAGCGGCGGTTGTACGGTGCACACCGACGGCGAGATCTTTGAACTGCTGGGCAGAGCAAGCGTGTTCAGCTCGGTCACGGACTTCGCGTACGTACCGCGTGACGCCCACGCCCAGATCGCCTCCGGTGCGGGGGGCCGCTTCGCCCTGGCAGGAGCGAAGTGCGAGCGACGACTCCCCGCTCGCTACGGCTCCGCACCGGAGGTTCCGGTGGAACTGCGGGGCAGCGGCAACTGCTCCCGCCAGGTGAACAACTTCGCCGCCGCCGACACGTTCGACTGCGACCGGCTCATCGCCGTCGAGGTGCTCACCCCCGGCGGCAACTGGTCCTCCTACCCGCCGCACAAGCACGACGAGCACCACCCCGGCGTCGAGTCCGTGCTGGAGGAGATCTACTACTTCGAGATCGAGGACGGCGGCCTCGGCTACCACCGCGTCTCACCCTCCCGGCCCGGCGGCACCGACGTGCTCGCCGAGGTCCGCACCGGCGACACCGTCCTCGTCCCGGACGGCTGGCACGGCCCGTCCGTCGCCGCCCCCGGCCGCGCCATGTACTACCTCAACGTGATGGCGGGACCCGGCCCGGCCAGGGAGTGGCTGATCCGCGACCACCCCGACCACGGCTGGATCCGGGACACCTGGGCGGGCCAGGCGGTCGATCCACGGCTGCCGATGTACGAGGCCCCGCCGAGTCGCCCTCCTTATGAGGACTCGACCACGGACTCGACCACGGACAAGGACGAGGAGACCCCCCGATGAGTACGCGCCGCCTCACCGTGGCCCAGGCACTGATCGCCTTCCTGTCCCGCCAGTACACCGAACGCGACGGCAACCGCCGCCGGCTGATCGACGCCACCTGGGGCATCTTCGGCCACGGCAACGTGGCGGGCATCGGCCAGGCCCTCGTCCAGGCCGGCCCCGACATGCCCTACTACCAAGGCCGCAGCGAACAGGCCATGGTGCACGCCGCCGTCGGCTACGCCCGGCAGCGCAACCGCCTCGCCACCCACGCCGTCACCACCTCCATCGGCCCCGGCGCCACCAACCTCGTCACCGGCGCCGCCCTCGCCACCGTCAACCGGCTGCCCGTGCTGCTGCTCCCCGGCGACATCTTCGCCACCCACCCCGCCGACCCCGTCCTCCAGCAGCTCGAAGTGCCCCACGCCGGCGACATCTCCGTCAACGACGCGCTGCGCCCCGTCTCCGCGTACTTCGACCGCGTCACCCGCCCCGAGGCCCTCGTCCCGGCCGCGCTCGCCGCCATGCGGGTCCTCACCGACCCCGCCGAGACCGGAGCGGTCACCCTCGCCCTGCCGCAGGACGTCCAGGCGGAGGCGTACGACTGGCCGGAGGCGTTCTTCGCCGAACGGGTCTGGCGCGTCCGCAGGCAGGGCCCCGACCCGTACGAACTCGCCGACGCCGCCGAGGCGATCCGCGCCGCCCGCCGCCCGCTCCTCGTCGCGGGCGGCGGAGTCCACCACAGCGCGGCCGAGGACGCGCTCGCCGCCCTCGTGACGGCCACCGGCATCCCCGTCGCCTCCACCCAGGCCGGCAAGGGCTCGCTGCGCCACGACCACCCGGCGGACGTCGGCGGCATCGGCCACACCGGCACCGCCACCGCCGACGAACTGGCCCGCACCGCCGACCTGGTGATCGGCGTCGGCACCCGCTGGTCCGACTTCTCCACTGCCTCGGCGACCCTCTTCACGAACCCGGCCGTCCGCTTCCTCAACATCAACGTCACCGGCTTCGACGCCCACAAACTGGCCGCCGCGCCCCTGGTCGCCGACGCCCGCACCGCCCTCGTGGAGCTGACCGCGGCCCTCGCGGGCCACCGCGTGGACGCCGCCTACGCCACCGAGTACGCCGACGACAAGGAACGCTGGGAGCACCGGGTCGACGCCGCGTTCGACACCTCCGAGGACCTCCTGCGCCCCACCCAGCCGCAGGTCCTCGGACTGCTCGACGCACTCGTCACCGACGAGGACATCGTCGTCAACGCCGCCGGATCGCTCCCCGGCGACCTCCACAAACTGTGGCGCTCCCGCTCCCGCGACCAGTACCACGTCGAGTACGGCTACTCCTGCATGGGTTACGAGATCCCGGCCGCGATCGGTGTGATGCTCGCCGACCCCGGGCGCCCCGTCTGGGCACTGGTCGGCGACGGCACCTACCTGATGAACCCCACCGAGATCGTCACCGCCGTCCAGGAGCGTCTCCCCCTGAAGCTGGTGATTCTCCAGAACCACGGTTACGCGTCGATCGGCGGTCTCTCGGAGTCCGTCGGCGCGGAACGGTTCGGTACGGCGTACCGCTACCGGGAGGCCGACACCGTCGGCTCGCCGACGTACACCGGCGACCCGCTCCCCGTCGACCTCGCCGCCAACGCGGCCTCGCTCGGGATGCGCGTGCTGCGTGCCAAAACCATCCGTGACCTGCGCGAAGCCCTCGCTGTCGCGCGCGCGTCCGACGTGCCCACATGTGTCTACACGGAGACCGAAACGGCAGACACAGTGTCGGGCGCGCCTCCCGCCCAGGCGTGGTGGGATGTTCCCGTGGCGCAGACGGCGACCCGCGCGGCGGCCGTCACGGCACGCGAGCAGTACGACCGCGAGGCGGCGGCCCGCCGCCGCCACCTCTGACCCGGTTCACCCCCCGTGCCGACGGACCCGAAGGAGCAGGCAATGAAGACTGTCGACCACTGGATCGGTGGCAGGACCGTCGAGGGCACCTCGGGCAACTGGGGCCAGGTCACCGACCCGGCGACCGGCGCGGTCACCACCCGGGTCGCGCTCGCCTCCGCCGAGGAGGTGGACGCGGCGGTCACGGCGGCGAAGGCCGCGTACACGACCTGGGGCACGTCCTCCCTCTCCGCCCGCACCGGCGTCCTGTTCGCCTACCGCGCGCTGCTCGACGCGCACCGCGACGACATCGCCGCGCTGATCACCGCCGAACACGGCAAGGTCCACTCCGACGCGTTGGGCGAGGTGGCGCGCGGACTGGAGATCGTCGAACTGGCCTGCGGGATCACCACGCAGCTCAAGGGGGAACTGTCGACGCAGGTCTCCCAGCGGGTCGACGTCTCGTCGATCAGGCAGCCGCTGGGCGTCGTCGCGGGCATCACCCCGTTCAACTTCCCCGCGATGGTGCCGATGTGGATGTTCCCGCTGGCCATCGCCTGCGGCAACACCTTCGTACTGAAGCCGAGCGAGAAGGACCCCTCGCCGGCGAATCTGCTGGCCGAACTCATCGCCGAGGCAGGGCTGCCGGACGGCGTGCTCAACGTCGTCCACGGCGACCGGGTGGCCGTCGACTCGCTCCTGACCCACCCGGACGTCGCGGCGGTGTCCTTCGTAGGCTCCACGCCCGTCGCCCGCCACATCCACACGACCGCGTCGGCCCACGGCAAGCGCGTCCAGGCGCTCGGCGGCGCCAAGAACCACATGCTGGTGCTGCCGGACGCCGACCTGGACGCGGCGGCGGACGCGGCCGTCTCGGCGGCGTACGGCTCCGCCGGGGAACGCTGCATGGCGATCTCGGCGGTCGTCGCGGTCGGGGCGATCGGCGACGAACTGGTCCAGAAGATCCGCGAACGCGCCGAGAAGATCACCATCGGCCCCGGCACCGACCCGGCCTCCGAGATGGGCCCGCTGATCACGGCGGCCCACCGCGACAAGGTGGCCTCGTACGTGACGGGCGCCGCCGCGCAGGGCGCCGAGGTCGTCCTGGACGGCACGGGCCTGCGTGTCGACGGCTTCGAGAACGGCCACTGGATCGGCCTGTCGCTCCTCGACCACGTCCCGACCGACTCCGACGCCTACCGCGACGAGATCTTCGGCCCGGTGCTGTGCGTCCTGCGGGCGGAGACGTACGACGAGGGCGTCGCCCTCATCAACGCCTCCCCCTACGGCAACGGCACGGCCGTCTTCACCCGAGACGGCGGCGCCGCCCGCCGCTTCCAACTGGAGGTGGAGGCGGGCATGGTGGGCGTGAACGTGCCGATCCCGGTGCCGGTGGGCTACCACTCCTTCGGCGGCTGGAAGGACTCGCTCTTCGGCGACCACCACATCTACGGCAACGACGGCGTGCACTTCTACACCCGCGGCAAGGTCGTCACCACCCGCTGGCCGGACCCGGCGGACGCCCCGACGGGCGTGGACCTGGGCTTCCCCCGCAACCACTGACCCACCCACGCCACGCCACCACGGGCGGCCCGCCCGGCAGTTCCGTGCCGCGCGGGCCGCCGTCCACCTACCGGGCCTCGTGGAAGCGGGAGTTGAGGCGCGGCTCCGCGCGCGTCCGGTGGAACCCCGTTCTGTGAAGCAGGCGCGCCGTGCGCGTCGAGTTCTCGCCATGCTGTGGGCCCAGGACGGGCGGAGCGGCAGTATGGAAGGCATGACGGACATGGTGAACTCGGCCCAGGCCGCTGCGTGGAACGGCTACGAGGGCAAGCACTGGGCGGAACACCAAGATCGGTACGACAATCTTAACGATGCCGCCAATGCTCCGCTGCTCGAAGCGGCAGGCATAAGGGAGGGCGACCGCCTCCTCGACGTGGGGTGCGGCAACGGACGGGTCGCGCGGCTCGCGGCGCGACGCGGGGCGCGGGCCGTCGGGATAGATCTGTCGGCGCCCATGCTGGCGCGGGCCAGGGAGAGCGCCGCGGCGGAGGGCATCGAGGACCTGACGTTCGTCCAGGGCGACGCCCAGGTGCACGACTTCGAGGAGGCGTCCTTCGACATCGCCGTGAGCCGCTTCGGGGTGATGTTCTTCGCCGATCCCGCCGCCGCGTTCCGCAACATCGGACGGGCGTTACGGCCCGGCGGACGGCTCGCCTTCGTCTGCCCGCAGTCCTTCAGCCTCATGGACCAGGCCGTGATCTTCGCCGCCATCGGTACGCAGGTCACCCTGCCCGCCCTCCACGACGACAGCAGGCACCAGCCCGCCTCCTTCGCCGATCCCGCGCACACCGAACGGGTGCTCGGCGAGGCGGGGTTCAAGGGCATCGGGCTCCGGGCCCTGGCGCTGACCCAGCACTGGGGCAAGGACGCCTCCGACGCCTCGGCCTTCCTGATGGGCTGGGGCCCTCTTCAGCACTGGCTCGCGGAGGCCGAGGCCGACGAGCGGACGCGCACCCGCGTGCACGACGCCGCCACGGAGGCGTTCCACGCCTTCGAGACCCGGCAGGGCGTACGGCTGACCAGCCGCCTCTGGCTCGTCACCGCCGAGCGCCCGTGAGCCAAGGACACCCCCGGGGCGCACGGGGCCTACACCTTCGGGAACTCCCAGGTCAGCATGGCGAAGTGCCCCTCGTCCCGGGCCCCGGCCGACCGGTAGGTCGCCAGCGCCGGTTCGTTGTCGGTGTCCACACCCACCCACATGTCGTAGCAGCCGCGCTCGCGCGCGACCGCCGCCAGCGCGTCGACCAGCCCCCGCCCGATGCCACGCCGGCGGTACGGCTCGTCCACCGCCAGTTCGTACAAGCACATCTCCACACCCTTGTCCGGATGCAGCATCTCGATTCCGGAGACGAATCCGGCCGGGATTCCGTCGGCATAGGCGATCAGCAGCAGATGCCCCGGCGCGGCCAGAAAACGCTCCGCCCACTCCCGCCGGGCCGGACCGTCGTACAGATGCTGCGCGGCGACGAGTTCGCCCACCGTCGTCGCCCGGCGGATCTCCATGTCCGTCATACGGCCTCGCTTCTCCTCGACCGTGGCCCGTCACCCGTGCCCCCTCGCGCGGGCACGTCGGCGCCGCACCTCAGGGGCCCGTGTACCGCGCCTGGTGTATGCCGACGCTACCCCGTACTCCTCAAGGAGGCCCCTGAGTTCCGACCGGCGTCCACACGGACGGCCCACGGGGCCGTTTAGGGTTAAATCATGGAGATCCCCACCCCCCGACGGCCACGGCCGCGCACACGATGGCTCGCGGGCGCGGCCGCCGCCGTGCTGCTCCTCGGCGCCGGAACCTGGACCGCGGTCGCCTCGGACGGCGCGCCCACCGTGCACCGGGCCGACCGGATCATGGAGATGCCCGGCGCCCGGATCGACACCTCGTACTTCACCGCCGGAGACGACGACCGCCGCAGGCCCGCCGTCCTGCTCGGCCACGGCTTCGGCGGCAGCAAGAACGACGTACGCGCCCAGGCCGAGAAGCTCGCGCGTGACGGGTTCGCCGTACTGACCTGGTCGGCGCGGGGGTTCGGGAAGTCCACCGGCACCATCGGACTCAACGACCCGGCCCACGAGGTCGAAGACGTCTCCCGGATGATCGACTGGCTCGCCGAGCGCCCCGAGGTCCAGCGCGATGCCGAGGGCGACCCACGTGTCGGTATGACCGGAGCCTCCTACGGAGGTGCCATCTCCCTGCTCGGCGCCGGCCACGACCCGCGCGTCGACGCCATCGCCCCCGTGATCACCTACTGGAATCTCG
Above is a window of Streptomyces sp. NBC_01498 DNA encoding:
- a CDS encoding class I SAM-dependent methyltransferase encodes the protein MTDMVNSAQAAAWNGYEGKHWAEHQDRYDNLNDAANAPLLEAAGIREGDRLLDVGCGNGRVARLAARRGARAVGIDLSAPMLARARESAAAEGIEDLTFVQGDAQVHDFEEASFDIAVSRFGVMFFADPAAAFRNIGRALRPGGRLAFVCPQSFSLMDQAVIFAAIGTQVTLPALHDDSRHQPASFADPAHTERVLGEAGFKGIGLRALALTQHWGKDASDASAFLMGWGPLQHWLAEAEADERTRTRVHDAATEAFHAFETRQGVRLTSRLWLVTAERP
- a CDS encoding CoA-acylating methylmalonate-semialdehyde dehydrogenase, whose amino-acid sequence is MKTVDHWIGGRTVEGTSGNWGQVTDPATGAVTTRVALASAEEVDAAVTAAKAAYTTWGTSSLSARTGVLFAYRALLDAHRDDIAALITAEHGKVHSDALGEVARGLEIVELACGITTQLKGELSTQVSQRVDVSSIRQPLGVVAGITPFNFPAMVPMWMFPLAIACGNTFVLKPSEKDPSPANLLAELIAEAGLPDGVLNVVHGDRVAVDSLLTHPDVAAVSFVGSTPVARHIHTTASAHGKRVQALGGAKNHMLVLPDADLDAAADAAVSAAYGSAGERCMAISAVVAVGAIGDELVQKIRERAEKITIGPGTDPASEMGPLITAAHRDKVASYVTGAAAQGAEVVLDGTGLRVDGFENGHWIGLSLLDHVPTDSDAYRDEIFGPVLCVLRAETYDEGVALINASPYGNGTAVFTRDGGAARRFQLEVEAGMVGVNVPIPVPVGYHSFGGWKDSLFGDHHIYGNDGVHFYTRGKVVTTRWPDPADAPTGVDLGFPRNH
- a CDS encoding GNAT family N-acetyltransferase, encoding MEIRRATTVGELVAAQHLYDGPARREWAERFLAAPGHLLLIAYADGIPAGFVSGIEMLHPDKGVEMCLYELAVDEPYRRRGIGRGLVDALAAVARERGCYDMWVGVDTDNEPALATYRSAGARDEGHFAMLTWEFPKV